The following coding sequences lie in one Rutidosis leptorrhynchoides isolate AG116_Rl617_1_P2 chromosome 4, CSIRO_AGI_Rlap_v1, whole genome shotgun sequence genomic window:
- the LOC139843502 gene encoding polyadenylate-binding protein RBP45-like: MQPATPAVMDPRYQQQWMMMNQQQPQPPQQQFQQPQQMYTYNQQPPAAAAVPAVVPPYAVPPSAAVAHHQPASADEIRTLWIGDLQYWMDEQYLVSCFAQSGEVISAKVIRNKQTGQSESYGFIEFATRDAAERHLQTYNGTLMPNVEQNFRLNWASFGAGEKRADGPDYTIFVGDLAADVTDYTLQETFRAHYPSVKSAKVVTDRMTGRTKGYGFVKFGDETEQLRAMTEMNGRLCSTRPMRIGPAANKNNVVGQQYPKASYQSAQGTQNEDDPNNTTVFVGGLDPNVSDDHLKQVFSQYGQLVHVKIPVGKRCGFVQFADRSCAEEALRMLQGTTLGGQTVRLSWGRSPSNKQPQVDQSQYNGGGGYYGGYGQGYETYGYAPVAAQDPAMYYGAYPGYGGYPPQVQQQPQAQPQQHQ; the protein is encoded by the exons ATGCAACCAGCGACACCGGCGGTTATGGATCCACGGTACCAACAACAATGGATGATGATGAATCAACAACAACCACAGCCACCACAACAACAGTTCCAACAACCGCAACAAATGTATACCTACAATCAACAACCACCAGCGGCTGCCGCGGTACCGGCCGTCGTTCCACCATACGCGGTACCACCTTCCGCTGCTGTTGCGCACCATCAACCAGCTTCAGCGGATGAGATCCGTACACTGTGGATCGGTGATTTACAGTATTGGATGGATGAACAGTATCTCGTTAGCTGTTTTGCACAATCTGGCGAG GTGATATCTGCAAAAGTTATCCGAAACAAGCAAACCGGGCAATCTGAAAGTTATGGTTTTATAGAGTTTGCTACCCGTGATGCTGCAGAAAGGCATTTGCAGACATATAATGGTACTCTTATGCCAAACGTTGAACAAAACTTTAGGCTGAACTGGGCTTCTTTTGGTGCTGGTGAAAAACGTGCTGATGGTCCCGATTATACCATTTTTGTTGGGGATTTAGCTGCTGATGTTACAGATTATACATTACAGGAGACATTTAGAGCTCATTACCCTTCTGTAAAGAGTGCAAAAGTTGTAACTGATCGAATGACTGGACGCACAAAAGGTTATGGATTTGTCAAGTTTGGAGACGAGACTGAACAACTACGTGCTATGACTGAAATGAATGGAAGATTATGCTCAACTAGACCCATGCGTATTGGGCCCGCTGCTAACAAAAACAATGTTGTTGGACAACAGTACCCGAAAG CATCATACCAGAGTGCTCAGGGAACACAAAATGAGGATGATCCAAATAATACTACT GTGTTTGTTGGCGGTTTGGATCCCAACGTTTCAGATGATCATCTTAAGCAAGTATTCAGCCAGTACGGACAATTAGTCCATGTGAAGATTCCTGTGGGCAAGCGGTGTGGTTTTGTTCAGTTTGCTGACAG AAGCTGTGCTGAAGAAGCACTGAGAATGTTACAAGGAACTACTTTAGGTGGACAGACTGTACGCCTTTCATGGGGTCGTAGTCCTTCAAATAAACAG CCCCAGGTTGATCAAAGTCAATACAATGGTGGTGGTGGATACTATGGGGGGTATGGACAGGGATACGAGACTTATGGGTACGCTCCAGTTGCTGCACAAGACCCTGCTATGTACTATGGAGCCTATCCTGGATATGGTGGTTACCCTCCTCAAGTTCAACAGCAACCACAGGCACAACCACAGCAGCATCAG TGA
- the LOC139841584 gene encoding uncharacterized protein, with product MENSTCGIKQKTHLAALMHEARLIIWDEAPMTQRYAFEALDKTLRDILGSKNEANRTKLFGAMPILLGGDFRQIIPVIPKGKRQEVVNACINRSELWKFCHLHTLSRIMRVNEYTLDGQIDSRKRAFNKWVLDVGDGNVPASSKDGDDEPSWIKIPEEFIVKNGINPIETIVDTIFPEFHLRQDDEDYL from the coding sequence ATGGAAAATAGTACATGCGGTATAAAGCAAAAAACACATTTGGCTGCCCTAATGCACGAAGCAAGACTAATAATCTGGGACGAAGCTCCTATGACTCAAAGGTACGCCTTTGAAGCATTGGATAAAACTCTTAGAGATATCTTGGGTTCTAAAAATGAGGCAAATAGAACCAAGTTATTTGGTGCTATGCCAATTTTGCTAGGTGGGGACTTTAGACAAATCATCCCAGTCATTCCAAAAGGTAAAAGGCAAGAGGTAGTTAACGCATGCATCAATAGATCAGAATTATGGAAATTCTGTCACCTACATACACTCTCACGCATTATGAGGGTCAACGAATACACTTTAGATGGCCAAATAGATAGTCGAAAACGCGCATTCAATAAATGGGTTCTAGATGTGGGGGATGGTAACGTGCCTGCATCATCTAAAGATGGAGATGATGAACCATCATGGATAAAGATTCCCGAGGAATTCATTGTAAAAAACGGAATAAACCCAATTGAAACAATTGTTGATACCATATTCCCAGAATTCCATTTGAGGCAGGACGATGAAGACTATTTATGA